Proteins encoded together in one Astatotilapia calliptera chromosome 7, fAstCal1.2, whole genome shotgun sequence window:
- the dapk2b gene encoding death-associated protein kinase 2: MRTPGMAVFKQENVEDFYEIGETLGSGQFAIVKRCIEKSTGNKYAAKFIKKRLSGASRRGVKREEIAREVDILQQLQHPNIVALHDVYENRTDVVLILELVSGGELFDFLAQKESLSEEEATQFIKQVLHGVQYLHSKKIAHFDLKPENIMLLDRDATLPRIKIIDFGLAHKIQDGTDFKNIFGTPEFVAPEIVNYEQLGLEADMWSIGVITYILLSGASPFLGDTKQETLANISAVNYEFDEEFFSSTSELAKNFIRGLLEKETRKRMTIEDALNHPWIKPLNPRQALVKRLSVVNLENFKRQYARRRWKLSFRIVALCNHLTRIMKNHKNEKLPEEDGRNCESDQEEETMKRRPRTRKRSSTS, encoded by the exons ATGAGGACGCCCGGCATGGCGGTATTCAAGCAAGAGAACGTGGAGGATTTTTATGAAATTGGAGAAACACTGGGAAG TGGGCAGTTTGCGATTGTCAAGCGATGCATAGAGAAGAGCACAGGCAATAAGTACGCGGCCAAGTTCATCAAGAAGCGCCTGAGCGGGGCCAGCAGACGGGGTGTGAAAAGAGAGGAGATTGCGAGGGAAGTGGACATcctgcagcagctccagcaTCCCAACATTGTAGCGCTCCACGATGTTTACGAGAACCGGACAGATGTTGTGCTTATCCTCGAACT GGTCTCTGGAGGAGAGCTGTTTGACTTCTTAGCTCAAAAGGAGAGCCTCAGTGAGGAGGAGGCCACTCAGTTTATCAAGCAGGTCCTACATGGAGTGCAGTACCTCCACTCCAAGAAGATTGCACATTTTGATCTAAAG CCTGAAAACATAATGCTGCTGGACAGGGATGCCACCTTACCCCGCATCAAAATAATAGACTTTGGACTAGCACACAAAATACAAGATGGGACggatttcaaaaacatttttggcaCCCCTGAATTTGTTG CTCCAGAGATAGTCAACTATGAGCAACTGGGCTTGGAAGCAGACATGTG GAGCATCGGCGTCATCACATATATACT TTTGAGCGGCGCGTCACCTTTCCTCGGTGACACAAAGCAGGAAACGTTAGCAAACATCTCAGCGGTGAACTACGAATTTGATGAAGAGTTCTTCAGCAGTACCAGTGAGCTGGCCAAGAACTTTATCAGAGGGCTCCTGGAAAAGGAAACGAg AAAACGGATGACAATAGAAGATGCACTGAATCATCCTTGGATTAAG cctCTGAACCCCAGACAGGCCTTGGTGAAGAGACTATCAGTGGTCAActtggagaacttcaagagaCAGTATGCTCGACGCAGGTGGAAG CTGTCATTCAGAATTGTGGCTCTGTGCAACCACCTAACACGAATCATGAAGAACCATAAGAATGAGAAGCTGCCTGAGGAGGACGGG AGGAATTGTGAAAGCgaccaagaagaagaaactaTGAAGAGGAGACCAAGGACCAGAAAGAGAAGCAGCACTTCCTGA